The Dissulfurirhabdus thermomarina genome has a segment encoding these proteins:
- a CDS encoding RHS repeat domain-containing protein encodes AAGCPSCGAGGPRPLSVTDAEGRTTRFRYDGAGRLVAEVDPLGHETHYAYDAAGRLVRKTDPEGRTLRFAYDAAGRLTSRRCPDGTNATFAYDGTGRLVHAENAAIAYDF; translated from the coding sequence ACGCGGCGGGCTGCCCCTCCTGCGGGGCGGGCGGGCCGCGGCCCCTCTCGGTGACCGACGCCGAGGGCCGCACCACCCGCTTCCGCTACGACGGGGCGGGGCGGCTGGTGGCCGAGGTGGATCCCCTGGGCCACGAGACGCACTACGCCTACGACGCCGCCGGGCGCCTGGTGCGGAAGACCGATCCCGAGGGCCGGACCCTCCGCTTCGCCTACGACGCCGCCGGCCGGCTCACCTCGCGGCGCTGCCCGGACGGGACCAACGCCACCTTCGCCTACGACGGGACGGGGCGGCTGGTCCACGCCGAGAACGCGGCCATCGCCTACGACTTC